The Streptomyces nigra genome includes the window CCTCGACACCCGCGCGGACGACCCCGCCCACCTCACCGCACGTGGCATCACCGAGGTCGTCGCTCCCGATCAGGTACTCCCCACCCCCCAAGGAGGCACCCGCTCGTGAACCCCACCAGACGGACCGTCCTCATCGCCGGCGCCACCGCCGCACTCCTGCCGTCGCTCCCCGCCCAGGCAGCCGGGAAGGCACCCGCGGGCCCGCCGTACGCGTCCTATTGGTACCCGGACTCCCTGCCCGACGGGACACCCGGCCCCGGGATCACCTGGCGCAGCCTGAAGTCCTGGCGCCCGGCCGACGACGCCGACCTCGCCCTCAACGCCTCCACCGTCCCGCTCGCCCCCCGCTTCACCCCGGCCCCGGCCAACCCGACCGCCCGCGCCGACCAGGCCCGGATCCAGTCCCTGGTGTCCTTCGGGCACACCGCGAGCAACCCGTCCCAGGGGGCGGCCACCGCGGACTACTACGCCCTCACCCACTGGGCGTACATCGACGAGCTGGTGTTCTGGGGCGGCTCCTCCGGCGAGGGCCTGATCCTCGCGCCGAACGCCCCGATCGTGGACGCCGCCCACCGGCACGGCGTGCCCGTCCTCGGCAACGTCTTCCTGCCGCCCGTCGCCTATGGCGGCCAGTTGCGGTGGACCCGCGACCTGGTGCAGAAGGACGCGGCGGGCCGGTACCCACTGGCCGCGAAGCTCGTCGAGGTGGCGAAGGTGTACGGCTTCGACGGCTGGTTCGTCAACGCCGAGACCGGCGGCGGCGACCCGGCGCTGGGCGCGGACATGCTCGGCTTCCTCCGGGAGCTGCGGACCCGGGCCCGCGCCGAGGGACAGCGGGTCACCTGGTACGACTCGATGACCGTGAGCGGCTCGGTGAGCTGGCAGGGGGCGCTCAACGCCCAGAACGAGCCGTTCTTCCGGGCCGCCGACGACATGTTCGTGGACTTCCGCTGGACCCCCGCCGAGCTCGACGCGTCCGGGCAGCGGGCGGAACAACTCGGCCGGGAACGGCACGAGTTGTGGGCGGGAGTCGACGTCGAGTCCAACGGCTGGAACACGTCTGTCGACTGGGACGCCATCGTGCCGCGCGACCGGTCCCACGTCGTGTCGCTCGGCTTCTACCGGCCCGAGTGGACCCGCAACCACCTGCCCGCCGACCGCAGGACACCGGGCGACTTCCACGCCGCCGACGACCGCTTCTGGACCGGACGGTCCCTCGACCCGTCCCGCCCGGACGGCACCGACGGCTGGCGGGCCCCTGCCGTATCCGTCGCCGACCGGTCCACGGTGACCCGGCTGCCGTTCGCCAGCGTCTTCAACACCGGGCACGGCCTGCGCTGGTACGAGAAGGGGACGGTCACCTCGGACACGCCCTGGAACCACCTCGGGCTCCAGGACCGGCTGCCCTCCCGCCGCTGGGTCGTCCGCACCGACGGGCAACGGCCCACCGTGGCCTTCGACTTCGAGGACGCGTGGCACGGCGGATCCAGCGTGCTCGTCGCCGGTGACCTCGACCGGCCCGCCGTCCTCGACCTGTACGCGACCCGGCTGCCGCTCACCCGGGACACCGTCGTCGAACTGACCCACCGCACCGACGCCGGGAACGTCGACGTGGAACTCGCCGTCGCCACCGCCGACCCCGCCACCCCGGGGGCGTCACCGCCGTACACCTACCACTCCGTGCCCGCCGCCGGCGGCTGGACGACCACGACCGTACGGCTCACCGGGCTCAAGGGCACCCTGCACGCCCTCGGGGTGCGGCTCACGCCGGCCGGTGGCGGTCCCGTGCGCTGGCGGCTCGGCGGCATCGCCGTGCACGACACGGCACCCACGCCCGCCGCCCCCTCCGGCTTCCGCGTCACCGCCGCGTCCGGCGGCGATCTGCGCTTCGCCTG containing:
- a CDS encoding endo-beta-N-acetylglucosaminidase, which codes for MNPTRRTVLIAGATAALLPSLPAQAAGKAPAGPPYASYWYPDSLPDGTPGPGITWRSLKSWRPADDADLALNASTVPLAPRFTPAPANPTARADQARIQSLVSFGHTASNPSQGAATADYYALTHWAYIDELVFWGGSSGEGLILAPNAPIVDAAHRHGVPVLGNVFLPPVAYGGQLRWTRDLVQKDAAGRYPLAAKLVEVAKVYGFDGWFVNAETGGGDPALGADMLGFLRELRTRARAEGQRVTWYDSMTVSGSVSWQGALNAQNEPFFRAADDMFVDFRWTPAELDASGQRAEQLGRERHELWAGVDVESNGWNTSVDWDAIVPRDRSHVVSLGFYRPEWTRNHLPADRRTPGDFHAADDRFWTGRSLDPSRPDGTDGWRAPAVSVADRSTVTRLPFASVFNTGHGLRWYEKGTVTSDTPWNHLGLQDRLPSRRWVVRTDGQRPTVAFDFEDAWHGGSSVLVAGDLDRPAVLDLYATRLPLTRDTVVELTHRTDAGNVDVELAVATADPATPGASPPYTYHSVPAAGGWTTTTVRLTGLKGTLHALGVRLTPAGGGPVRWRLGGIAVHDTAPTPAAPSGFRVTAASGGDLRFAWNTAPGETRHHTLHRVLPDGTRRFLGGTCQRAFFAGGLRPEPGEKAARFELRAVGELYTTSAPVTVTHRW